From a region of the Daphnia pulicaria isolate SC F1-1A chromosome 1, SC_F0-13Bv2, whole genome shotgun sequence genome:
- the LOC124323642 gene encoding protein Star-like: QTKGFFVESGGFDGEFLSNTFFMERYLDWNGLLIEADQKMFSKLHSRNRKAFSLPNCISTQPYPIKVLFKGSNNAVGFIVEILEANNNTSKSSKDNESVYIVQCFPFYSILLAVGRNDVDYFGLDVEGSEYKILETIPWHKVNIKTLTVEWNHIPEGEPALTRLMESKNYKKFRMISLDYSWEVIYVHESVVFRK, translated from the exons CAGACCAAAGGCTTTTTCGTTGAGAGTGGTGGATTCGACGGCGAATTTCTCTCCAACACCTTCTTCATGGAGCGCTATCTCGATTGGAATGGATTGCTCATAGAAGCCgatcaaaaaatgtttagtaAGCTGCATTCTCGCAATCGAAAGGCTTTCAGTTTACCCAACTGCATCAGCACCCAACCTTACCCGATTAAa GTTCTATTCAAAGGCTCTAACAATGCTGTGGGTTTCATCGTTGAAATATTAGAAGCAAATAATAATACGAGTAAAAGCAGTAAAGATAACGAGAGCGTCTACATCGTTCAGTGTTTTCCGTTCTATTCCATCCTACTGGCCGTTGGCAGGAATGACGTCGACTATTTTGGACTGGACGTCGAAGGATCCGAGTACAAAATCCTGGAAACCATTCCTTGGCATAAAGTTAACATCAAG ACGTTGACGGTGGAGTGGAATCACATTCCAGAGGGGGAGCCTGCTTTAACCCGTCTGATGGAGagcaaaaattataaaaagttTCGCATGATTTCATTAGATTATAGCTGGGAAGTCATTTACGTCCACGAATCGGTTGTTTTccgcaaatga